A stretch of the bacterium SCSIO 12827 genome encodes the following:
- the rplV gene encoding 50S ribosomal protein L22 — protein MGKSSAERPLKDNEAMAYSRHIRTSARKLNLVAESIRGLPCERALAQLTFSKRRIAIEVKKVLESAIANAENNHQLDVDRLVVSEATVGRSLVMKRWKARARGRVGRIEKPFSNLRVIVREREETA, from the coding sequence ATGGGTAAGTCTTCTGCAGAACGTCCCCTCAAGGACAACGAAGCGATGGCCTATTCCCGGCACATCCGGACCAGCGCGCGCAAGCTGAACCTGGTTGCTGAAAGCATCCGCGGTCTGCCCTGCGAACGGGCGCTTGCGCAGCTTACCTTCTCCAAGCGTCGCATTGCGATCGAAGTGAAGAAGGTCCTGGAAAGCGCGATCGCCAACGCGGAAAACAACCACCAGCTCGACGTCGACCGCTTGGTCGTGTCGGAGGCCACCGTGGGTCGCAGCCTGGTCATGAAACGATGGAAAGCACGTGCCCGCGGGCGCGTGGGGCGCATCGAGAAACCGTTCTCGAACCTTCGGGTCATCGTGCGCGAACGTGAGGAGACCGCCTAA